Proteins co-encoded in one Mycobacterium mantenii genomic window:
- a CDS encoding phage major capsid protein: MAFTATTPNSAQAWRPDVYEFAASDIIPDALILQCTTQGADVEGDAPAVRVAYVDDDEAQLSDEADEIPEAQPDLAERIIYTSKVTQLVRLSNEQFLQPSTAETIAQSVARAVTRRGDLFFTTQPAPVAPAVAPVAGLFNVPGLIDGGHVADDLDVLIDLIATLQHNLATPSLLLLDPTGWAAFRKLKTGTDRNLSLLGAGTSDAQAMLLSLPVIVNNAVPTGEGAVIDRNAIMSAVGTLKVATSDDRYFETDSVAVRATWRLGHTVVRPERIGTFTIGEGGS; the protein is encoded by the coding sequence ATGGCATTCACAGCAACTACCCCCAATTCAGCCCAAGCATGGCGCCCCGACGTTTACGAGTTCGCGGCCAGCGACATCATCCCCGACGCGCTGATCTTGCAATGCACAACGCAAGGCGCCGACGTCGAGGGTGACGCGCCCGCCGTCAGGGTCGCGTACGTCGACGACGACGAAGCCCAACTCTCGGACGAGGCCGACGAAATACCAGAAGCCCAACCGGATCTGGCCGAACGAATCATCTATACCTCCAAGGTGACCCAACTTGTTAGGCTGTCTAACGAACAATTTTTACAGCCCTCCACGGCCGAGACCATTGCCCAGTCGGTGGCTCGTGCGGTCACTCGCCGCGGTGACCTGTTCTTCACCACCCAGCCCGCACCTGTAGCGCCTGCCGTGGCACCAGTCGCGGGCCTGTTCAACGTCCCGGGCCTGATCGACGGCGGCCACGTCGCCGACGACCTCGACGTACTGATCGACCTCATCGCGACGCTGCAGCACAACCTGGCGACACCGAGCCTGCTGCTGCTCGATCCGACAGGATGGGCAGCCTTCCGCAAGTTGAAGACGGGCACCGACCGCAACCTCAGCCTGCTTGGCGCCGGCACCAGCGACGCCCAAGCCATGCTGCTGAGCCTTCCGGTCATCGTCAACAACGCGGTGCCCACAGGCGAAGGCGCAGTCATCGACCGCAACGCGATCATGTCCGCAGTCGGCACACTCAAGGTTGCAACCAGCGACGACCGCTACTTCGAGACCGACAGCGTCGCCGTCCGCGCCACCTGGCGACTCGGCCACACCGTGGTCCGCCCAGAGCGCATCGGCACGTTCACCATCGGCGAGGGCGGCAGCTAG
- a CDS encoding HNH endonuclease: MSNTSTRLRRACFRRDDYTCVQCGYEGEPRSGELHVDHIINRAEGGTDDLDNLQTLCTRCHQPKSQAEAARGRQRHSGKRRPPLHPADAMSDLL; this comes from the coding sequence ATGTCGAACACCTCAACCCGCCTGCGGCGCGCCTGCTTTCGGCGCGACGACTACACCTGCGTCCAATGCGGCTACGAAGGCGAACCCCGCAGCGGCGAGCTGCACGTCGACCACATCATCAACCGCGCCGAAGGCGGCACCGACGACCTCGACAACCTGCAGACCTTATGCACACGCTGCCACCAACCGAAGAGCCAAGCCGAAGCCGCACGCGGACGACAACGCCACAGCGGCAAACGCCGACCACCACTACACCCAGCCGACGCCATGTCGGATTTGCTGTGA
- a CDS encoding tyrosine-type recombinase/integrase has protein sequence MTVGDLSAGWLARQEQALAPSYYRTISYAYGKHVGPKWAGVPVGKVDSLDVKAWAASMTRGGSSATVVNRAIGILAGILDDAVEHRALAFNPARKFKRGEKPKKSPKRHVYLTETDVCRLAEESGRHADLVLLLAFTGLRWGEAIALTVADVEFLKRRISVHRNAVQVGQEFEVGQTKGKENRTVPVAASVLSRLAVRCEGRAAADLLFPARSSGYLKRPSYDETGWFNRAVERADVQTITPHDLRHTCASLAVSSGANVLAVSRMLGHKDPSVTLRVYADLFDSDLDAVAVNLDAKIADSVQSVSKAPADRRRKRRITAV, from the coding sequence ATGACGGTCGGCGATCTGTCGGCCGGATGGCTGGCGCGCCAGGAACAGGCACTCGCGCCGAGCTACTACCGCACGATCTCGTATGCCTACGGCAAGCACGTCGGGCCGAAGTGGGCCGGGGTCCCGGTGGGCAAGGTAGACAGCCTCGACGTCAAGGCGTGGGCCGCGTCCATGACGCGGGGCGGTTCGAGCGCCACGGTGGTCAATCGCGCTATCGGCATCCTGGCGGGCATCCTCGACGATGCGGTTGAGCATCGGGCGCTGGCGTTCAATCCGGCGCGCAAGTTCAAGCGCGGCGAGAAGCCGAAGAAGTCACCCAAGCGCCACGTTTATCTCACCGAGACCGATGTGTGCCGGCTGGCCGAGGAGTCCGGCCGCCACGCCGACCTGGTGCTGCTGTTGGCGTTCACCGGCCTGCGGTGGGGTGAGGCGATCGCGCTGACCGTTGCCGACGTCGAGTTCCTCAAGCGCCGTATCTCGGTGCATCGCAACGCTGTCCAGGTCGGGCAGGAGTTCGAGGTCGGACAGACGAAGGGCAAGGAGAATCGGACGGTGCCGGTCGCGGCGTCGGTGCTTTCGCGGCTCGCGGTGCGATGCGAGGGGAGAGCGGCCGCCGATCTGCTGTTCCCGGCGCGCAGCAGCGGCTACCTGAAGCGACCGAGCTACGACGAAACCGGGTGGTTCAACCGCGCTGTCGAGCGGGCGGACGTGCAGACGATCACGCCTCACGATTTGCGGCACACTTGCGCGAGCCTGGCTGTCAGCTCTGGCGCGAATGTCCTTGCGGTGTCGCGGATGCTGGGCCACAAAGATCCCTCGGTGACGCTGCGCGTCTATGCCGATCTGTTCGACTCGGACCTTGATGCGGTGGCGGTCAATCTGGACGCGAAGATCGCAGATAGTGTCCAAAGCGTGTCCAAGGCACCGGCCGACCGGCGTCGCAAGCGCCGGATTACGGCCGTCTAG
- a CDS encoding helix-turn-helix domain-containing protein has translation MAVAVLDTELLEVNTPAQTAKFIQTSEGSLAQDRYRKRGIPFVKIGGRVRYLRQDILAYLDANRMQRTDDPRGGAA, from the coding sequence ATGGCAGTGGCCGTACTCGACACCGAATTGCTGGAGGTGAACACGCCAGCTCAGACGGCAAAGTTCATACAAACCAGCGAGGGCAGCCTGGCCCAGGACCGATACCGCAAGAGGGGCATCCCCTTCGTCAAGATCGGCGGCCGGGTCCGCTACCTGCGGCAAGACATCCTCGCCTACCTCGATGCCAACAGAATGCAGCGCACCGACGACCCCCGAGGCGGCGCTGCCTGA
- a CDS encoding arsenate-mycothiol transferase ArsC, with the protein MSLHVCFLCSFNRGRSVMAAAMFKHELRQRGLGDVVRVSSAGTCITCADHGPADERAFWVLHRHGYRVPLGHRTQLLNADRLNADLVVAFGAEHVDLLRKWGVDDDRIRCLHAKNPHTLRQFEDAYGRIEAAMPALLAWVEQRRPVWWRWWKLTPDGVLASPIGGYRWETADYKAFCPHPIKGSCSCGVYAFTSAADCHAHIDATGRFAPDLLAPSECAGVVLGRVQLSADAYLAKAGLSVTRRGVPRRGDPVRSASPEWLASGARIMRLRSTGDQALDDRLAQRYGVPVFGDRDRRH; encoded by the coding sequence GTGAGCCTGCATGTCTGCTTTTTGTGCAGTTTCAACCGCGGCCGGAGCGTCATGGCCGCGGCGATGTTCAAACACGAGCTGCGCCAGCGCGGTTTAGGTGATGTGGTGCGGGTGTCGAGCGCGGGCACCTGTATCACTTGCGCGGATCACGGTCCGGCTGACGAGCGGGCGTTCTGGGTGCTGCACCGGCACGGCTATCGGGTGCCGCTCGGGCATCGCACGCAGCTACTCAACGCGGACCGACTGAACGCCGACCTCGTCGTGGCTTTCGGCGCCGAGCATGTCGACCTGCTCCGTAAGTGGGGCGTCGACGATGACCGCATCAGGTGCCTCCACGCGAAGAATCCGCACACTCTGCGCCAGTTTGAGGACGCCTACGGCCGGATCGAGGCGGCGATGCCCGCGCTGCTGGCGTGGGTTGAGCAGCGGCGCCCGGTGTGGTGGCGGTGGTGGAAGCTAACGCCGGATGGTGTGTTGGCGTCGCCGATTGGCGGATACCGTTGGGAGACGGCCGATTACAAGGCGTTCTGTCCGCACCCCATCAAGGGCAGCTGTAGCTGCGGTGTCTATGCGTTCACGAGCGCGGCTGACTGCCATGCCCATATCGACGCGACCGGACGATTCGCTCCCGACTTGCTCGCCCCGTCTGAGTGCGCCGGCGTGGTGCTCGGGCGGGTGCAGCTGAGTGCTGACGCCTACCTCGCCAAGGCCGGGCTGTCGGTGACTCGGCGAGGCGTGCCCAGGCGGGGTGACCCGGTGCGGTCCGCTTCGCCTGAATGGCTGGCATCGGGTGCCCGGATCATGCGGTTGCGCAGCACCGGCGATCAGGCCCTCGACGACCGGCTCGCCCAGCGATACGGGGTGCCAGTATTCGGCGATCGAGACAGGCGACACTAG
- a CDS encoding DUF2742 domain-containing protein, with the protein MQGNHAGPESRQVSWWAVHEFVAAVLDQVNGWPMLGTPAWCSLAHDDPRKWAAVLDGGQHHALRLELNQEAHAEVSRAVSGAVDWSALAREINRRTDFYAARPWLRRAQ; encoded by the coding sequence ATGCAGGGCAACCATGCCGGACCCGAATCGCGGCAGGTGTCGTGGTGGGCTGTGCATGAGTTCGTTGCCGCGGTTCTCGATCAGGTGAACGGGTGGCCGATGCTGGGCACCCCGGCGTGGTGCAGCCTCGCCCACGACGACCCCCGGAAGTGGGCGGCCGTACTCGACGGCGGCCAGCACCATGCGCTGCGCCTCGAGCTCAACCAGGAGGCACACGCGGAAGTAAGCCGTGCGGTCTCAGGTGCTGTCGACTGGTCGGCGCTGGCGCGCGAAATCAACAGGCGCACTGACTTTTACGCTGCCCGGCCCTGGCTGAGGCGGGCGCAATGA
- a CDS encoding helix-turn-helix domain-containing protein has translation MAGKEPDIGATSRTVAANVKRLREAMNMNFTQLSERLIATAGWSINAVGIRRLEAEERRVTPDDLVALAVALGVSPITLLMPVSHSGDDAVEATGVKSGVAAHQLWRWYQAAGQLHDGEYDEFLTFVARALPPWRQRQVELVESGIEPHVTRFVRERVGDGDD, from the coding sequence ATGGCAGGTAAAGAGCCCGACATCGGCGCGACCTCACGGACCGTCGCCGCCAACGTAAAGCGCCTACGTGAGGCGATGAACATGAACTTCACGCAGCTTTCCGAGCGGCTCATCGCTACGGCCGGTTGGTCGATAAATGCGGTCGGCATCCGGCGTCTTGAAGCAGAGGAACGGCGAGTCACGCCGGATGATCTCGTGGCTCTTGCTGTGGCGCTTGGTGTTTCGCCGATAACGCTGCTCATGCCGGTAAGCCATTCCGGCGACGACGCAGTGGAAGCGACCGGCGTGAAGAGCGGCGTGGCGGCCCACCAGCTATGGCGCTGGTACCAGGCTGCCGGACAGCTGCACGACGGCGAGTACGACGAGTTCTTGACGTTTGTCGCGCGGGCCCTTCCGCCTTGGCGGCAGCGCCAAGTCGAACTTGTCGAGTCTGGCATTGAGCCGCATGTGACCAGGTTTGTGCGTGAGAGGGTCGGCGATGGCGACGATTAA
- a CDS encoding AAA family ATPase, translated as MTDTEAAAAPAYNGYYHPDDPGPAEPGDSSLAGSGALDYGAIDGGSFIFDEPADIPAVWGSGGQVLWAEGESLMIAGQQGLGKTTLAGRIVRARLGLGDGTVLGLPVAPTDRPALYLAMDRPRQIARAMRRQFNEDERDVLAERLIVRRGPPPADLAAHPTLLAAMSEYYGAATVIVDSLKDAALGLSNDEVGAAWNRARQHLLAAGCQLCELHHCVKRGPNGGEIKDINDVYGSAWLTNGCGSVILLTGAPGDPVVGFRHVKQPAEEAGPWQLLHDQDAGQMTVKHSFDLIALVKATGADGLTAKGAAAAIFQKREPSSAEVEKARRKLMKLETERLLVRLAGAKGGADGGTAVAWFLADWGH; from the coding sequence ATGACAGACACCGAGGCCGCCGCGGCGCCCGCCTACAACGGCTACTACCACCCCGACGACCCCGGCCCCGCCGAGCCGGGCGACAGCAGCCTCGCAGGCTCAGGCGCCCTCGACTATGGCGCTATAGACGGCGGGTCGTTCATATTCGACGAGCCCGCCGACATCCCCGCCGTGTGGGGCTCTGGCGGCCAGGTGCTCTGGGCCGAGGGCGAATCCCTGATGATCGCCGGGCAACAAGGCCTCGGTAAAACCACCCTGGCCGGAAGGATTGTCCGCGCACGCCTGGGGCTCGGAGACGGCACCGTCCTCGGCCTGCCGGTGGCACCCACGGACCGCCCTGCCCTGTACCTAGCTATGGACCGGCCGCGGCAGATCGCACGGGCAATGCGCCGCCAATTCAACGAGGACGAGCGCGACGTACTGGCCGAGCGCCTCATCGTTCGGCGCGGCCCACCACCTGCCGACCTGGCGGCACACCCAACGCTGCTCGCCGCGATGTCCGAGTACTACGGCGCCGCCACAGTGATCGTTGACTCGCTCAAAGATGCCGCGCTCGGCCTGTCCAACGACGAAGTGGGCGCCGCCTGGAACCGCGCACGCCAGCACCTCCTCGCCGCGGGCTGCCAGCTATGCGAGTTGCACCACTGCGTGAAGCGCGGCCCCAACGGCGGCGAGATCAAGGACATCAACGACGTCTACGGCTCGGCATGGCTCACTAATGGATGCGGCTCCGTCATCCTGCTCACCGGAGCGCCCGGCGACCCAGTCGTGGGCTTCAGGCACGTCAAACAACCTGCCGAGGAAGCCGGGCCGTGGCAGCTGCTACACGACCAGGACGCCGGCCAGATGACCGTGAAACACAGCTTCGACCTGATCGCGTTAGTCAAGGCGACTGGTGCTGACGGACTAACAGCCAAGGGCGCAGCGGCGGCGATTTTCCAGAAGCGAGAACCGTCGAGCGCGGAGGTCGAGAAGGCGCGCCGCAAGCTCATGAAGCTCGAGACCGAACGCCTCTTGGTTCGCCTTGCAGGCGCCAAGGGTGGCGCTGATGGCGGTACGGCGGTGGCGTGGTTCCTAGCTGATTGGGGCCACTGA